From the genome of Salvelinus namaycush isolate Seneca chromosome 10, SaNama_1.0, whole genome shotgun sequence, one region includes:
- the LOC120054406 gene encoding MOB kinase activator 3C-like: protein MALCLGQVFSKDKTFRPRKRFEPGTQRFELYKKAQASLKSGLDLRKVVQLPEGENINDWIAVHVVDFFNRINLIYGTVSEFCTERTCPIMSGGLRYEYRWQDGDDYKKPTKLPALKYMNLLMDWIETNINNENIFPTRVGVPFPKNFQQVCKKILSRLFRVFVHVYIHHFDSICSMGAEAHINTCYKHYYYFISEFSLIEHSELEPLRAMTEKICN, encoded by the exons ATGGCGCTCTGTCTCGGACAAGTCTTCAGCAAAGACAAAACGTTTAGGCCTCGGAAGCGCTTTGAGCCTGGGACACAGCGCTTTGAGCTGTACAAGAAGGCCCAGGCCTCTCTGAAGTCAGGCCTGGACCTGAGGAAAGTGGTCCAGCTTCCCGAAGGAGAGAACATCAACGACTGGATCGCTGTGCACGTGGTGGACTTCTTCAACCGGATCAACCTGATCTACGGCACGGTCAGCGAGTTCTGCACTGAGCGCACCTGCCCCATCATGTCGGGGGGCCTGCGCTACGAGTACCGGTGGCAGGACGGAGACGACTACAAGAAGCCCACCAAGCTGCCCGCCTTGAAATACATGAACCTTCTGATGGACTGGATAGAGACGAACATCAACAACGAGAACATCTTCCCCACGAGAGTAG GTGTTCCTTTCCCTAAGAACTTCCAGCAGGTGTGTAAGAAGATCCTGAGCCGTCTCTTCCGGGTCTTTGTGCACGTCTACATCCACCACTTTGACAGCATCTGCAGCATGGGCGCCGAGGCCCACATCAATACCTGCTACAAACACTACTACTATTTCATCTCTGAGTTCAGCCTCATCGAGCACTCTGAACTGGAGCCCCTG AGAGCAATGACAGAGAAGATCTGTAACTAA